One Deltaproteobacteria bacterium genomic region harbors:
- a CDS encoding FTR1 family protein — translation MFQSFVIMLREGIEAALVIGIVLVVLKRAGRRDLERPVFLGLGLAVLASVAAAIVLHFMPVGDEIYEGTLYWVSACFVVSMMVWMHRKGKMLR, via the coding sequence ATGTTCCAGTCATTCGTGATCATGCTCAGGGAGGGCATCGAAGCCGCCCTCGTCATCGGGATCGTCCTGGTGGTGCTCAAGCGAGCCGGCCGGCGCGATCTGGAGCGGCCGGTGTTCTTGGGTCTCGGACTGGCGGTTCTCGCCAGCGTTGCGGCGGCGATCGTTCTTCATTTCATGCCCGTCGGCGATGAAATTTACGAAGGAACCCTGTACTGGGTCTCCGCGTGTTTTGTCGTCTCGATGATGGTGTGGATGCATCGCAAGGGGAAGATGCTCCGC
- a CDS encoding alginate export family protein, with amino-acid sequence MMATAAVLALLVFGAPNRTFAQKQAPDPLKFGPVKLGLDSLVRPEAATNFSLGSFSFTPGNDEGRILFRLRPSVTVSPSENLTARVEGQWYAFYDDRDFSLFSLYQGYVEGVLPGVKGVSLKAGRQELVYGSTFLLGADTFYDGLTFDAMKLSVKPSEKFSIDLFGGQYVKKLSGGIEGKIYGIYATYAPGETLSVDLYGLRDTGGAGATHVGGEHERTYSVGTRFNGKVGKHVDFELEPVYQFGRKNRDGISHNDVSAYGGHADVTIDPALGRYPGKIFFSYAFGSGDGNPEEGKFTEFHNPNNDTSLIGDMSVIGDLSGLSVVDQAGNEVRASGLNVVTAGGGIDVTEKLNVSLDGHYFRAVKTPAGISKEVGIETNLILTYKIKENISVLLSGNRFFTGDFFKNAAGSGKDIHYVYAQLQAMF; translated from the coding sequence ATGATGGCCACCGCGGCGGTTCTCGCGCTCCTGGTCTTCGGGGCACCAAACCGAACCTTCGCTCAAAAGCAGGCGCCGGACCCGCTGAAGTTCGGGCCGGTGAAGCTGGGGCTGGACTCCCTGGTGCGGCCGGAAGCGGCGACGAACTTCAGCCTCGGGAGCTTCTCCTTCACGCCGGGGAACGATGAAGGGCGGATCCTGTTCCGCCTTCGTCCCTCGGTTACCGTGAGCCCCTCGGAGAACCTGACCGCCCGGGTGGAGGGGCAGTGGTACGCCTTCTACGACGACAGGGATTTTTCGCTCTTCAGCCTGTACCAGGGGTATGTGGAAGGGGTCCTGCCGGGCGTGAAAGGAGTCTCCCTCAAAGCCGGGCGCCAGGAGCTCGTCTACGGGAGCACCTTCCTGCTCGGCGCCGATACGTTCTACGACGGGCTCACCTTCGACGCGATGAAGCTGTCGGTGAAGCCCTCGGAGAAATTTTCCATCGACCTGTTCGGGGGACAATACGTGAAGAAGCTCTCCGGGGGGATCGAGGGCAAGATCTACGGGATCTACGCGACCTATGCCCCCGGGGAGACGCTTTCGGTCGATCTTTACGGCCTCCGCGATACCGGCGGAGCGGGGGCCACCCACGTCGGAGGCGAGCACGAACGGACCTATTCCGTAGGAACACGGTTCAACGGGAAGGTCGGCAAACACGTCGACTTCGAGCTGGAGCCGGTCTACCAGTTCGGCAGGAAAAACCGGGACGGGATAAGTCACAACGACGTCAGCGCGTACGGCGGCCATGCGGACGTGACCATCGATCCCGCCCTGGGGCGGTATCCGGGGAAAATCTTCTTTTCGTACGCCTTCGGTTCCGGCGACGGAAACCCGGAGGAGGGGAAGTTCACGGAGTTCCACAATCCCAACAACGATACCTCGCTGATCGGCGACATGAGCGTGATCGGCGACCTCTCCGGCCTCTCCGTCGTCGACCAAGCCGGCAACGAAGTGCGTGCGAGCGGCCTCAACGTTGTCACCGCGGGGGGCGGGATAGACGTGACGGAGAAGCTGAACGTCTCCCTGGACGGCCACTACTTCAGGGCCGTCAAGACGCCTGCCGGGATCAGCAAGGAGGTCGGCATCGAGACGAACCTGATTTTGACATACAAGATAAAGGAAAACATCTCTGTGCTGCTCAGCGGAAACCGGTTTTTCACCGGAGATTTCTTCAAGAATGCCGCCGGGAGCGGCAAGGACATCCACTACGTCTATGCGCAACTGCAGGCGATGTTTTAA
- a CDS encoding metalloregulator ArsR/SmtB family transcription factor, translated as MGSSAVKRGAAATEKLVYIDAASVRAARSDMPGDRMVKALAETFRALSDPTRVRIISVLAGQELCVFDLSRMLGITGSAVSHQLRLLRGQRLVKYRKEGKEGKVAYYSLDDDHIRNLMEECIKHVRVG; from the coding sequence TTGGGATCATCGGCAGTGAAGCGCGGCGCGGCAGCAACAGAGAAGCTCGTGTATATCGACGCCGCGAGCGTGCGCGCCGCCCGGTCCGACATGCCGGGCGACAGGATGGTAAAGGCCCTCGCGGAGACGTTCCGCGCATTGAGCGATCCCACCCGTGTCCGGATCATATCCGTGTTGGCGGGGCAGGAACTCTGCGTATTCGACCTGTCCCGGATGCTCGGGATCACCGGGTCGGCGGTTTCCCACCAGCTCCGGCTTCTGAGGGGGCAGCGCCTGGTGAAGTACCGGAAGGAGGGAAAGGAGGGAAAGGTCGCCTACTATTCCCTGGACGACGATCACATACGGAACCTGATGGAGGAGTGCATCAAGCACGTAAGGGTCGGATGA
- a CDS encoding DUF302 domain-containing protein, whose amino-acid sequence MDAKYGFGKTVSLSFDAAVEKVTQELQKEGFGVLTDIDVAATLKKKLNHEMPPYRILGACNPPLAHRALEAEPSIGLLLPCNVVVRKDAAGKVHVEFMDPNAVLDLVNRPEVSRIAGEVRQRLERVMQGL is encoded by the coding sequence ATGGACGCCAAGTACGGATTCGGGAAGACGGTGAGCCTGTCATTCGACGCGGCTGTCGAGAAGGTGACGCAGGAACTGCAAAAAGAGGGTTTCGGGGTGCTCACGGACATCGACGTGGCGGCGACCCTGAAGAAGAAGCTCAACCACGAGATGCCGCCCTACCGCATCCTGGGGGCGTGCAATCCGCCGTTGGCGCACCGGGCACTGGAAGCGGAACCGTCGATCGGTCTCCTGCTGCCGTGCAACGTCGTGGTGCGGAAGGACGCCGCGGGAAAGGTCCACGTGGAATTCATGGATCCCAACGCGGTGCTGGATCTCGTGAACAGGCCCGAGGTCAGCCGGATCGCGGGCGAGGTGCGGCAGCGCCTGGAGCGGGTCATGCAGGGGCTCTAA